One Campylobacter sp. RM16192 genomic region harbors:
- a CDS encoding KpsF/GutQ family sugar-phosphate isomerase, translated as MQDMIQIASEVLKEEAAELIRQANKLGSEIDEAVNLMYNAKGKVIVTGVGKSGHIGAKIAATLASTGTPSFFIHPTEAMHGDLGMIDENDVVLAISFSGESDELVRILPHIKRFGIKIIGMAKSKESSLGKFSDALLNLDIIKEACPLNIAPTTSTTLTLALGDALAVCLMRKREFKQEDFANFHPGGSLGKRLFVKVKDVMKTQNLPIIKDNVSLKTAIDAMTHGKLGNVLLVDGEGKLKAVLSDGDLRRALMSESFDINEKAITYATKTPKTLTNKEMLAIDSLRLIEEYKIQILVVLDEGERPIGVLHIHDLSSLGL; from the coding sequence ATGCAAGATATGATACAAATCGCAAGCGAAGTGCTGAAAGAAGAGGCCGCCGAGCTCATTCGTCAGGCTAACAAGCTTGGAAGCGAGATAGATGAGGCGGTAAATTTGATGTATAACGCCAAAGGCAAGGTTATCGTAACGGGAGTCGGCAAAAGCGGTCATATCGGCGCTAAGATAGCTGCCACGCTTGCAAGCACGGGCACGCCAAGCTTTTTTATACACCCGACCGAAGCGATGCACGGCGACCTTGGCATGATAGATGAAAATGACGTTGTTTTGGCGATAAGCTTTAGCGGCGAGAGCGATGAGCTCGTGCGAATTTTGCCGCATATTAAGAGATTTGGCATCAAGATAATCGGCATGGCAAAGAGCAAGGAAAGTAGCCTTGGCAAATTTAGCGATGCGCTTTTAAATTTAGACATCATCAAAGAGGCCTGCCCGCTAAATATCGCTCCTACAACATCAACCACGCTAACCTTAGCACTTGGCGATGCGCTTGCAGTTTGCCTGATGAGAAAAAGAGAATTTAAGCAAGAAGATTTTGCAAATTTCCACCCGGGCGGAAGTCTTGGCAAAAGGCTATTTGTTAAGGTCAAAGACGTGATGAAAACGCAAAATTTACCGATCATAAAAGATAACGTTAGTTTAAAAACCGCGATTGATGCGATGACTCACGGCAAGCTTGGCAATGTACTGCTGGTTGATGGCGAGGGCAAATTAAAAGCCGTTTTAAGCGACGGGGACTTGCGTAGAGCGCTCATGAGCGAGAGCTTTGACATCAACGAAAAAGCGATAACTTACGCAACTAAAACGCCAAAAACACTAACAAACAAAGAGATGTTAGCGATAGATTCGCTAAGGCTGATTGAAGAGTATAAGATCCAAATTTTAGTAGTGCTTGACGAGGGCGAAAGACCGATCGGAGTGCTACACATACACGATTTATCGAGCTTGGGGCTATGA
- a CDS encoding pseudouridine synthase, whose product MRLNKFISHNTSYSRREADELIKNGKVSVNNRVVSELATSVSDEDKVKINSRLVKLKKDFTVIVYHKQKGELVSKKDDRGRKTIYDSLPRNFAKFVSVGRLDYASEGLLLLTDAPAIATALMESDIERMYYLKVKGEVGQEVITAMQEGFFAADATKGAHAKTEIKSMEFKPFLAYKIFGSSGGYTKLKVIINEGKNRELRRFFGYFDLEVMDLKRVSFGRVDLGMLKPGKWRYFENSEYEDLRDFLKTNKIRY is encoded by the coding sequence ATGAGACTAAACAAATTTATCTCGCACAACACAAGCTACTCACGCCGAGAGGCTGACGAATTAATCAAAAACGGCAAAGTTAGCGTAAATAACCGAGTTGTTAGCGAGCTTGCCACAAGCGTTAGCGATGAAGATAAAGTTAAGATAAACAGTCGCTTGGTCAAGCTTAAAAAGGATTTTACAGTGATCGTCTATCACAAACAAAAGGGCGAGCTCGTTAGCAAAAAAGATGATCGCGGACGAAAGACGATATATGATAGCTTGCCGCGAAATTTTGCTAAATTTGTAAGCGTTGGCAGGCTTGATTATGCGAGCGAAGGGCTTTTGCTGCTAACTGACGCGCCTGCAATCGCAACTGCGCTCATGGAAAGCGACATAGAAAGAATGTACTATCTAAAAGTGAAAGGCGAAGTAGGGCAGGAGGTGATAACCGCGATGCAAGAGGGCTTTTTCGCCGCAGACGCAACCAAAGGCGCGCATGCTAAAACCGAGATCAAATCAATGGAATTTAAGCCCTTTTTAGCGTATAAAATTTTTGGCTCAAGCGGAGGATACACAAAGCTAAAAGTCATCATAAACGAAGGTAAAAACCGAGAGTTAAGAAGGTTTTTTGGATATTTTGATCTTGAAGTTATGGATCTGAAGCGAGTGAGTTTCGGCCGAGTTGATCTTGGCATGCTAAAGCCCGGCAAATGGCGCTACTTTGAAAATAGCGAATACGAAGATCTAAGGGATTTTTTAAAAACCAACAAAATTCGCTACTAA
- a CDS encoding DUF417 family protein, with protein MQNLIHKFISSEFEIKFARFALILVLFLFGNYKWFEFKVELLKPIISGTWLNFLYTIFGFHGASYFLGVVESIGYIALAVGYKKPKAGVLGSLIVIMTGLVTLSLIPQLGKPDGFILKDIFMVAIGFIILKYDLIRIQKASNQASLV; from the coding sequence ATGCAAAATCTAATTCATAAATTTATCAGTTCGGAATTCGAGATCAAATTCGCAAGATTTGCGCTCATCTTAGTGCTGTTTTTATTTGGCAACTACAAATGGTTTGAGTTTAAAGTGGAGCTTTTAAAGCCGATCATCTCGGGCACTTGGCTAAATTTTCTCTACACCATTTTTGGTTTTCACGGAGCTAGCTATTTTTTAGGCGTTGTTGAAAGTATCGGATATATCGCACTTGCAGTTGGATATAAAAAGCCAAAAGCCGGAGTTTTGGGTTCACTTATCGTTATCATGACAGGTCTTGTCACACTTAGTCTAATTCCTCAGCTTGGCAAGCCAGATGGCTTCATACTAAAAGATATTTTCATGGTTGCAATTGGCTTTATAATCCTAAAATACGATCTAATCAGAATACAAAAAGCTAGTAATCAAGCCTCGCTAGTCTAA
- a CDS encoding ArsR/SmtB family transcription factor translates to MQENIQNSDLEAVCESTIIHQDVIEKVKSELKSEEILYDLGDFFKILGDTTRIKILSALSKSQMCVCDIAALFGMSHSAISHQLRVLKQGRLVKHKKQGKVVYYSLDDEHVKSIIEQGLTHIMER, encoded by the coding sequence ATGCAAGAAAACATACAAAATAGCGATTTAGAAGCAGTTTGTGAAAGCACGATCATACATCAAGATGTGATAGAAAAAGTAAAAAGCGAGCTGAAAAGCGAAGAAATCTTATACGATCTTGGCGATTTTTTTAAAATTTTAGGCGACACGACGAGGATAAAAATTTTAAGCGCACTATCCAAATCGCAAATGTGTGTCTGCGATATCGCGGCACTTTTTGGCATGAGCCACTCGGCCATCTCGCATCAACTTAGAGTGCTCAAGCAAGGAAGATTGGTTAAACACAAAAAGCAGGGCAAGGTGGTTTATTATTCACTTGATGACGAACACGTAAAAAGTATCATCGAACAAGGGCTTACACACATCATGGAGAGATAA